A region from the Gossypium hirsutum isolate 1008001.06 chromosome A08, Gossypium_hirsutum_v2.1, whole genome shotgun sequence genome encodes:
- the LOC121204758 gene encoding beta-glucuronosyltransferase GlcAT14B produces the protein MDSTSATKLQLHKKKTWFLLLTFSLLLSTLLITISITSTSSTTPSLLNYAHNRKPKPPLPQFVESKLHVASISPNPVPKLAYLISGSAGDGVSLLRTLKALYHPRNQYAVHLDLEASAEERLEVAELVKNEPVFKRVGNVRMVTRANLVTYRGPTMVTNTLHAAAILFKEGGDWDWFINLSASDYPLVTQDDLLHTLSTIPRDLNFIEHTSDIGWKEYQRAKPVIIDPGLYSRQKSDVFWVTEKRSVPTAYRLFTGSAWMMLSRPFIEYCLWGWDNLPRIVLMYYANFLSSPEGYFHTVICNAKEFRNTTVNHDLHFISWDNPPKQHPHFLTVNDYQRMVDSNTPFARKFSKNEPVLDKIDSELLGRNANGFIPGGWFNNEGNPNVTLPHHVRTNTTELKPGPGAERLKRLINSLLSSDDFIAKQCS, from the exons CAGCTTCACAAGAAGAAAACATGGTTCCTTCTCTTaacattttctcttctcctctcaaCTCTCCTCATCACCATCTCCATTACTTCAACTTCTTCAACAACTCCTTCTCTTTTAAACTACGCCCACAATCGCAAACCCAAACCCCCACTCCCTCAGTTCGTGGAATCTAAGCTCCATGTTGCTTCGATTTCACCGAACCCGGTTCCTAAACTGGCTTACCTCATCTCCGGCTCAGCCGGTGATGGGGTTAGCTTGTTGAGGACTTTGAAGGCTTTGTACCATCCAAGGAACCAGTATGCCGTACATTTGGATTTGGAAGCTTCGGCTGAGGAGAGGTTGGAAGTGGCTGAGTTGGTTAAAAACGAACCGGTTTTTAAACGAGTTGGGAATGTTAGGATGGTTACTAGAGCTAATCTAGTGACTTATAGAGGGCCAACTATGGTTACTAATACTCTTCATGCTGCCGCTATTTTGTTTAAGGAAGGTGGTGATTGGGATTGGTTTATTAACTTGAGTGCTTCGGATTATCCTTTGGTTACACAAGATG ATCTGCTCCATACATTGTCAACTATCCCAAGAGACCTTAATTTTATCGAGCATACCAGTGACATTGGATGGAAAGA GTATCAAAGAGCGAAGCCTGTTATAATCGATCCAGGGCTTTATAGCCGGCAAAAATCAGATGTATTTTGGGTTACGGAGAAACGGAGTGTACCGACTGCATATAGACTGTTTACAG GTTCTGCTTGGATGATGCTCTCTCGACCATTCATCGAGTATTGTTTATGGGGCTGGGACAACCTCCCGAGGATAGTCCTCATGTACTACGCAAACTTCCTTTCTTCCCCCGAAGGCTACTTCCATACCGTTATCTGCAACGCCAAGGAGTTCCGGAACACCACCGTTAACCACGACCTCCATTTCATATCATGGGACAACCCACCGAAACAACATCCGCATTTCCTTACTGTAAACGATTACCAACGGATGGTTGACAGCAACACACCCTTCGCCAGGAAATTCAGCAAGAACGAACCAGTCCTTGACAAGATCGATTCGGAGCTTTTAGGCCGCAATGCCAACGGATTCATCCCCGGTGGATGGTTCAACAACGAAGGAAATCCTAACGTAACGCTACCACATCACGTCCGAACAAATACTACAGAGCTCAAGCCAGGTCCCGGTGCTGAGAGGCTCAAACGTCTCATAAACAGTCTGTTATCATCAGATGATTTTATTGCCAAGCAATGCAGTTGA